The following are encoded in a window of Variovorax paradoxus genomic DNA:
- a CDS encoding filamentous haemagglutinin family protein: MSTRGPITPIHATKARTRRQARRFRMAPIARAIAMTLAANGAMVLDAQAQQAFSGAWFANKSAMQSTASATGRLPNGMPASMLTNPLAVQQRDNAQLQRSIDNLNLAARGIAAQQATQEAARNAALAGASDVPDGLADGGLKVDTHSLTAGWLNAKAPVQTAAGGRTVVGIEQTDEKAILNWESFNVGKNTTVKFDQSKGRNVKDGTNSWIALNRINDPSGRPSQIAGQIQADGSVYLINRNGIVFHGSSQVNTRSLVASSLRLTDQQFKLGINNAQLMEHQSAEYPIPQFGEFTAHKPWVYSQDGGYVPGHGVVPDRLGEVDRFDPGLPPGAVTVAAGAGLSVSSGGKIMLFAPKVSNAGRLSAPDGQVILAAGENVYLKTPSAQDPNPVRGLDVAVSAVPGWALNSSFLNAALGLSQVPYPYANGVRDVVMPEMAARAKAVGYEVVNHGVVQSDRGNITLQAQDVRQNGVLLSTTALNNRNGSIQLRAWGLGTREYGSDIDRFYNWSAGTLTLGSGSVTQIMPDATDTSEIEASALGTRYQPGWIGMYGKLIDIQSKAGVLAPAGKINIETAANPLFGGVLRSAGDDSRIYLDSDAFLSVAGLRDMRVPMSRNFVEAELRINELRDSPLLLNSWLRGQKVIVDRRENGVFGNGPMAGVKWVQRTDGNGQMVYMPGEWAGTPLADVTGWIGVGKTDLRELSADAGSIMLRAGGAVITRAGSLLDISGGSVRYSDGMNTATKLAGANGGIYTMSSAMPDMEYTGLAGRFAQTHARWGVNTTWRSALIGGDFKEAGYTEGRKAGAVQIFAGDAMVLEGDMWGGVITGDRQQNKPASNKGGQLVLGGGRVEDKAWSPGTLIVSHDPQRLGSAFNAGTALGEDFYVPLDPATPRSKKLTFLSDDMLGSSGMGQVNFFIINGDVELATGAKLEFSPATSLVVTGGENSTGTIRVNGRVRSAGGSISLDSLYGQLEMGAQGSLDVSGQWINAWRDGRSSGPWAMDGGAITLNAGKILADKNAVLDVSGGGRIDIGKKGLPALRVGNAGSLRLTGVTPDMDLGSLNLRAYAAGSAGSLFLETPSSVQVGGASTDPAVVVLPANLFGDRGFGTVSVAVRGNGGIVVPDGATVTQQAVGIDLNSSFAYQDVATGTRLAAVAPIAVLSPQERLERRPGGLTLGTEAGDIHVGSGASIVTDTGGKLTLAAGGVGALTVRGRLEAPAGRIDLSGKTVRLESEAQLLARGLPAIDLDKTGHLQGNVLSGGVVDIHAADVQLAAGSLIDVSGASGEIEQAQAGGAFGRISYKKRGLASDGGAINIRGEGLIASTLVGKAGGKGAQGGSVSIQQVAAGASTNLADQLLQSFCQIDSSFCTPESVVGVDFALLLGYGPGEKAPMVITQAVLDHLGSASRNSLVVSNTASSGAGQGGPGIDYAALGMSDEVVDLFKNELSIDLRALTPSSSLLVARPTSFAEGGFANLALASQGGAIELGDVRLSANRSITVDGTLRHAVGESGHASLAAAYIGLKQTASLIAPAATAHRTGSLTVNADVIDVVGGVNGPGSTFGPASIRSFAKTSLNASELRFSAKNAAVDPGMAADAATATLDVDGALAITAGLVYPSVAVNAKILSGESITVGRSGNSSVLPLSAGGTLRLEAPVIEQNGVLRAPFGQIELVAGDRLTLGAGSITSVSGAGLTVPYGTLSNNEHWNDPTKASDGANPSSGSLTSPPEKRITMKSPNVDLAKGAVIDIAGGGDLYAWEFVPGPGGSNDVLTRPGMYAVMPGQQATAPVSGVEAGSRIWLAGGPGLAAGWYTLLPARYALLPGAFAVQATGKAWAGEAAPGFATRDGSIIMQGRNSNAYGHSEEAHASVWRVMSGSTLRKYSEYNEAFANDFFSSDAFKLTQYRLTGQDVVTPRLSRDGGAVVFDATTRLTLDGTLLSQADKGGRGGLVDIAGKKIAIVGAGRDAGTLQADGYLTIDAASLSNFGAGSLLVGGTRKGDLLGTQLDVTATDIVVRNGTGSELFAPEIILAATDKVAVDAGSLVSAKGTGASSSGNLIMKPQQAAVYDSKGTPDTADDVLVTPAKDWGALIRVANGDAIKVVRQNVDTTQGGVVTLGAGAVLNGGDSLLIDATRTTELAASAQISGVDLSVAAGRIGFGGGSGMVLDSAGLAQLANSKHLTLRSYSSFDFHQPVDLGAAGLASLTFDGAAFTGHGGDIVIKGDTIALENSGANLAATGNGTGSFTLDATTLVLGAGQKNFAGFHRIALGGRDRIVGTGKGGIDTGAIALTLNTPLLTGRGGAAQSITTTGALQVLATAGGDSAPQDLQDSLGSRLSLSGASIVFGGRAVALGGSVDMTATAGSLTLGDGAQIDVGGFAKQFFDVAAYADAGSIKLSAVGGDVRLSSGSHLNLAAHKDGGNAGALNVAAADGGTVVLDGTINARAGTGGKAGAFSLDIAELAGFASFSQRLNAAGFNRSRQFRIRQGDITLDGTTTVEDFGLTTDQGRITIAGTVDARAAYGGAIRITGGNGVTMNAGAQLLAGATGELGSGRVTLEAAGGQLDLRGGAIDVAGNEGGKVRLRAQQNAAHNDLHATAVNVSIAGARSAVLEGVATYNSSTVDSVKAAAIADANQFSAAAPAVAARLGTSLAVMPGITIESAGDLAMNSDWNLRSDFANAREGTLTLRAGGNLVVNGHLSDGFDTADRAGKLQEGASWNLRLVAGADLDSAHTLAVKPLAAQAAGGGTLTIGTADTDPDTAIDNGAGKLVRTGTGDLEVRAGRDLTLAHKESVIYTAGRKDMTAWSDFTTAHAAAIYGTDGGNLDISAQGSVVAQPAGQRFTEWLNRQGALNSQGYFGEYESGEYGTRPDGSWGPLTLPPEQSSWWINHGAFKQGVGALGGGNVTVNAGGDLGNLVVVLPTTMRMRGGRSATEAMAMEVRNGGTLTVEAGGAIRGGQYYVARGAGDIKAGETAVGNTVSVIWNEGAVDSSTYTFSVAPVLALGDATLKVRTAGDLRVQTVVDPLLVRYGDDGSGAGALPKLDYGAYMSGYTDRTALKLVSTGGNITFVNQPEFIFHDLSLRFGDTGQNNLIGAGGNRFPAHTAAFAMNGSLEIQGPLWVMPAATNDVQFIAQGDIRFATQNREALFQLGSRGDLEAQLAMPRATPGMLPSAFLPSAGATGSEAMERLLANQMGSHVIATSVNNPDVLPLASDFEPSRLYAGQGSILGLDLTTNEQTWVRAGTDIRGMRVNARNVRASDVTLLEAGNDILAMANVRAATMNVIEDTGSIAIQGPGTLVLSAGRDVYADNLKVQTLGNQQYDLNNRPMDGTQIKGLPEQGASITVMAGMNGAVGYGAFASAYLDPSRVASMPSYLQSAGADGSVLPAYLTDRVETRPGGQEKTVRRGLVSYMKDMTGETLAPLDAWARFQQLPALAQQQFLRQIYLIELREAGRDQNEPGTGGLPRNGGYNRGYVAIKTLFPGDGWKGDVAANKLMLRTMAGGDIGVLTPGGGLQVAALGATVPAGYGLVTLASGHIGIFAKDDVTVNQSRILSFVPEVTQQGSDQIIWATDGDIDAGRGSKTLRVPSAPEVVTDLDGVTVIREKSDMSGSGIGTVGDGDVDLVAPRGTVNAGDAGLRVAGNLNIAALQVLNADNIQVKGETKGLPVIAAVNIGALTNASAAAAQATAAAQDAVQRERTAARQALASVFTVRVLGFGNEPAQEGRDAPPPRSGLQSGAQVDYDPQNPVQVVGMGRKIDPKHWAGLSSDERRRLQQDR, translated from the coding sequence ATGAGCACACGCGGGCCAATCACACCGATCCACGCAACGAAGGCGCGCACCCGGCGGCAGGCGCGGCGCTTTCGCATGGCGCCGATCGCGCGCGCCATTGCCATGACGCTGGCGGCCAACGGCGCAATGGTGCTCGATGCCCAGGCCCAACAGGCCTTCAGCGGCGCCTGGTTCGCCAACAAGAGTGCCATGCAGAGCACCGCCTCGGCGACGGGCCGCCTGCCCAACGGCATGCCGGCATCGATGCTGACCAACCCGCTGGCCGTGCAACAGCGTGACAACGCCCAGCTGCAGCGCTCCATCGACAACCTGAACCTGGCCGCTCGCGGCATCGCCGCACAGCAGGCCACGCAGGAGGCGGCGCGCAATGCCGCGCTGGCCGGCGCCTCGGACGTGCCCGACGGCCTGGCCGACGGCGGCCTGAAGGTCGACACCCACAGCCTGACGGCCGGCTGGCTCAACGCCAAGGCGCCGGTGCAGACGGCCGCGGGCGGGCGCACGGTGGTGGGTATCGAGCAGACCGACGAGAAGGCGATCCTGAACTGGGAGAGCTTCAACGTGGGCAAGAACACCACGGTGAAGTTCGACCAGTCGAAGGGGCGCAACGTGAAGGACGGCACCAACAGCTGGATCGCGCTGAACCGCATCAACGACCCGAGCGGCAGGCCCAGCCAGATCGCCGGGCAGATCCAGGCCGACGGGTCGGTGTACCTGATCAACCGCAACGGCATCGTCTTCCATGGATCGAGCCAGGTGAACACGCGCAGCCTGGTCGCCAGCTCGCTGCGCCTGACCGACCAGCAATTCAAGCTGGGCATCAACAACGCGCAGCTGATGGAGCACCAGAGCGCTGAGTACCCCATTCCGCAATTCGGGGAATTCACCGCGCACAAGCCTTGGGTTTACAGCCAGGACGGCGGCTATGTTCCGGGCCACGGTGTGGTGCCGGACCGCCTCGGTGAGGTCGATCGATTCGACCCCGGCTTGCCGCCCGGTGCCGTCACGGTCGCGGCAGGCGCAGGGCTGAGTGTGAGCAGCGGCGGCAAGATCATGCTCTTCGCGCCCAAGGTGAGCAATGCCGGGCGCCTCTCTGCGCCGGACGGCCAGGTCATCCTGGCGGCCGGCGAAAACGTCTACCTCAAAACCCCCTCGGCGCAGGACCCGAATCCGGTGCGCGGGCTGGACGTTGCCGTGTCGGCAGTGCCGGGCTGGGCATTGAATAGTTCGTTTTTGAATGCCGCGCTTGGCTTGTCGCAGGTCCCCTATCCCTACGCCAACGGCGTGCGCGATGTCGTGATGCCGGAAATGGCCGCGCGCGCGAAGGCGGTGGGTTACGAAGTGGTCAATCACGGCGTCGTGCAGTCCGACCGGGGCAACATCACCCTGCAGGCACAGGACGTTCGCCAGAACGGCGTGTTGCTGTCGACCACCGCTTTGAACAACCGCAATGGTTCCATCCAGTTGCGTGCCTGGGGTTTGGGGACACGCGAGTACGGCAGCGACATTGACCGGTTCTACAACTGGTCGGCAGGCACCTTGACGCTGGGCAGTGGCAGCGTGACGCAAATCATGCCGGACGCCACCGACACCAGCGAGATCGAAGCGTCCGCGCTGGGCACCCGCTACCAGCCGGGCTGGATCGGCATGTACGGCAAGCTGATCGACATCCAGTCGAAAGCCGGCGTGCTGGCACCCGCAGGCAAGATCAACATCGAAACGGCGGCCAACCCGTTGTTCGGGGGCGTGCTGCGGAGTGCGGGAGACGACAGCCGGATCTACCTCGACAGCGATGCCTTTCTCAGCGTGGCGGGTCTGCGCGACATGCGGGTGCCGATGTCGCGCAACTTCGTCGAGGCGGAGTTGCGCATCAACGAGTTGCGCGATTCACCGCTGCTGCTGAACTCCTGGTTGCGCGGCCAGAAAGTGATCGTCGACCGCCGGGAAAACGGCGTGTTCGGCAACGGACCGATGGCGGGCGTGAAGTGGGTCCAGAGGACGGACGGCAACGGCCAGATGGTCTACATGCCAGGCGAGTGGGCAGGCACCCCCCTGGCGGATGTGACCGGCTGGATCGGCGTGGGCAAGACCGACCTGCGGGAGCTGTCGGCCGACGCCGGCAGCATCATGCTGCGTGCTGGCGGCGCCGTCATCACGCGTGCCGGCTCGCTGCTCGACATCTCCGGCGGTTCGGTGCGCTATTCGGACGGCATGAACACCGCCACAAAACTCGCGGGCGCCAATGGCGGCATCTACACGATGAGCAGCGCCATGCCCGACATGGAATACACGGGGCTTGCCGGCCGGTTTGCGCAAACGCATGCGCGTTGGGGCGTGAACACGACCTGGCGCAGCGCGTTGATCGGCGGCGACTTCAAGGAAGCCGGGTACACCGAAGGCCGCAAGGCGGGCGCGGTCCAGATATTCGCCGGTGACGCCATGGTGCTCGAAGGCGACATGTGGGGCGGTGTCATCACGGGGGATCGCCAACAAAATAAACCGGCCAGCAACAAAGGGGGCCAGTTGGTGTTGGGTGGCGGCAGGGTGGAGGACAAAGCCTGGTCGCCAGGCACCCTCATCGTCAGCCATGATCCCCAACGCCTGGGCAGTGCATTCAACGCCGGTACCGCGCTGGGCGAGGACTTCTACGTTCCCCTGGACCCCGCCACGCCAAGGTCAAAGAAATTGACTTTTCTGTCCGACGACATGCTGGGCAGTTCGGGCATGGGCCAGGTCAATTTCTTCATCATCAACGGCGACGTCGAGCTGGCCACGGGCGCCAAACTCGAGTTCTCGCCCGCCACCTCGTTGGTTGTGACCGGTGGTGAAAATTCGACCGGCACCATCCGTGTCAACGGCAGGGTCCGGTCGGCAGGCGGTTCCATCTCCCTTGATTCGCTCTACGGACAACTGGAGATGGGCGCGCAGGGCAGCCTGGATGTTTCCGGCCAATGGATCAATGCCTGGCGTGACGGGAGGTCCTCCGGGCCTTGGGCCATGGATGGCGGTGCCATCACCCTCAATGCCGGGAAAATCCTTGCCGACAAGAACGCCGTGTTGGATGTTTCCGGTGGCGGCCGCATCGATATCGGCAAGAAGGGCCTGCCTGCATTGCGTGTTGGCAACGCCGGCTCCCTCCGCTTGACGGGCGTCACGCCGGACATGGATCTGGGCTCATTGAACCTGCGTGCGTATGCAGCGGGTTCAGCCGGCAGCCTGTTCCTTGAAACGCCTTCGTCCGTGCAAGTGGGCGGTGCAAGCACCGATCCCGCGGTCGTGGTCTTGCCCGCCAACCTGTTTGGCGACCGCGGTTTTGGCACCGTGTCGGTCGCGGTCCGCGGCAACGGCGGCATCGTGGTGCCTGACGGTGCGACCGTGACGCAGCAGGCGGTCGGTATCGATTTGAATTCTTCCTTTGCCTACCAGGACGTGGCGACCGGCACGCGCCTTGCCGCGGTAGCGCCGATTGCCGTGCTGAGCCCGCAGGAGCGTCTCGAGCGCAGACCGGGCGGACTGACCCTGGGCACGGAAGCCGGCGACATCCATGTCGGGTCGGGTGCATCCATCGTGACCGATACCGGCGGCAAGTTGACACTGGCTGCGGGTGGCGTCGGTGCGCTGACGGTACGGGGCCGCCTGGAAGCGCCTGCGGGACGGATCGACCTGAGCGGCAAGACCGTCAGGCTGGAGTCGGAGGCGCAGTTGCTGGCACGCGGCCTCCCTGCGATTGACCTGGACAAGACCGGGCACCTTCAAGGCAATGTGTTGTCGGGTGGTGTCGTCGATATTCATGCCGCGGATGTGCAGCTGGCGGCGGGTTCGCTGATCGACGTGTCGGGCGCGAGCGGGGAGATTGAACAGGCGCAGGCAGGTGGTGCATTCGGGCGGATCAGCTACAAAAAGCGGGGGCTGGCCAGTGACGGCGGTGCAATCAACATTCGTGGCGAAGGACTGATTGCTTCCACGCTGGTCGGAAAGGCCGGGGGGAAGGGCGCGCAAGGCGGCTCCGTGTCGATCCAGCAAGTGGCCGCCGGTGCGAGCACCAACCTGGCCGACCAGCTCCTGCAGTCCTTTTGCCAGATCGATTCGTCCTTCTGTACGCCGGAAAGCGTCGTCGGCGTCGATTTCGCGCTGCTGCTGGGATACGGCCCCGGCGAAAAAGCACCCATGGTCATCACCCAGGCGGTGCTTGACCATCTGGGCTCGGCCTCCAGGAATTCGTTGGTCGTCTCCAACACGGCGTCTTCCGGCGCAGGGCAGGGTGGGCCCGGAATTGACTACGCTGCGCTTGGAATGAGCGACGAAGTCGTGGACTTGTTCAAGAACGAACTCTCCATCGACCTGCGTGCCCTGACCCCGTCGAGTTCATTGCTGGTGGCGCGTCCCACATCTTTTGCCGAGGGTGGTTTTGCCAATCTCGCTCTGGCCTCCCAGGGGGGGGCGATCGAGCTGGGTGATGTGCGGCTTTCCGCGAACCGGAGCATCACGGTCGATGGCACGCTGCGCCATGCCGTCGGGGAATCCGGACACGCAAGCCTGGCGGCGGCCTATATCGGGCTCAAGCAAACGGCTTCCCTCATTGCGCCGGCTGCCACGGCCCATCGCACGGGAAGTTTGACCGTGAACGCGGACGTGATCGATGTCGTGGGCGGCGTCAATGGACCGGGGTCCACCTTCGGGCCCGCGAGCATTCGCAGCTTTGCGAAAACGTCGTTGAATGCGTCGGAACTGCGCTTCAGCGCGAAGAACGCCGCAGTGGATCCAGGCATGGCTGCGGATGCCGCCACGGCAACACTGGATGTGGACGGTGCATTGGCCATCACCGCCGGCCTAGTGTACCCGTCCGTCGCCGTGAACGCAAAAATCCTGTCCGGTGAATCCATCACCGTGGGGCGTTCCGGAAATTCTTCCGTGCTGCCTTTGTCGGCAGGAGGGACGCTGCGGTTGGAGGCGCCGGTGATCGAACAGAACGGCGTGCTGCGGGCCCCGTTCGGGCAGATCGAACTGGTGGCCGGTGATCGTTTGACGCTGGGCGCTGGCAGCATCACGTCGGTCTCGGGCGCGGGCCTGACGGTGCCCTACGGGACGCTGTCGAACAACGAGCACTGGAACGACCCGACGAAGGCGAGCGATGGCGCCAATCCCTCGAGCGGTTCGTTGACGTCGCCGCCCGAGAAGCGGATCACGATGAAGTCGCCGAATGTCGACCTCGCCAAAGGCGCGGTCATCGACATCGCCGGCGGCGGCGATCTGTACGCCTGGGAATTTGTTCCCGGCCCGGGCGGCTCGAACGATGTGCTGACGCGGCCCGGCATGTATGCCGTCATGCCGGGCCAGCAGGCCACTGCGCCCGTCAGCGGTGTGGAGGCTGGCAGCCGAATCTGGCTGGCCGGTGGCCCCGGCCTGGCGGCCGGCTGGTACACCTTGCTGCCTGCGCGCTACGCCCTGCTGCCCGGCGCCTTTGCCGTGCAGGCCACCGGCAAAGCCTGGGCGGGCGAGGCCGCGCCCGGCTTCGCCACGCGCGACGGCAGCATCATCATGCAAGGCAGGAACAGCAACGCCTACGGCCACAGCGAAGAGGCGCACGCCTCTGTCTGGCGCGTCATGTCCGGCAGCACCCTGCGCAAATACAGCGAATACAACGAAGCCTTCGCCAACGACTTCTTCTCATCGGACGCCTTCAAGCTCACGCAATACCGCCTGACAGGGCAGGACGTGGTGACCCCGCGCCTGTCGCGCGACGGCGGCGCTGTCGTGTTCGACGCAACCACGCGCCTGACGCTGGACGGCACGCTGCTGTCGCAGGCCGACAAGGGCGGCCGCGGCGGCCTGGTCGACATCGCCGGCAAGAAGATCGCCATCGTCGGTGCCGGCCGGGACGCAGGCACGCTGCAGGCAGACGGCTACCTCACGATCGATGCCGCCAGCCTCTCGAATTTCGGTGCCGGCAGCCTGCTGGTGGGCGGCACGCGCAAGGGAGACCTGTTGGGCACGCAACTCGACGTGACGGCCACCGACATCGTCGTGAGGAACGGCACCGGCTCCGAATTGTTTGCGCCGGAGATCATCCTGGCCGCCACCGACAAGGTCGCCGTGGACGCCGGCAGCCTCGTCAGCGCCAAGGGCACGGGCGCCAGCAGCAGCGGCAACCTGATCATGAAGCCGCAGCAGGCTGCGGTCTACGACAGCAAAGGCACACCCGACACCGCCGACGATGTCCTGGTGACGCCGGCCAAAGACTGGGGTGCGTTGATTCGCGTGGCCAATGGCGATGCGATCAAGGTTGTGCGCCAGAACGTGGACACCACGCAAGGCGGTGTGGTCACCCTCGGTGCCGGTGCAGTCCTGAACGGTGGCGACTCCCTGCTGATCGACGCCACGCGCACCACGGAGCTTGCAGCGTCGGCGCAGATATCGGGCGTTGACCTCTCGGTGGCCGCCGGTCGCATCGGCTTCGGCGGTGGCAGCGGCATGGTGCTGGACAGCGCCGGTCTGGCCCAGTTGGCCAATTCAAAACACCTGACCCTGCGCAGCTACTCGAGCTTCGACTTCCACCAACCCGTCGACCTCGGTGCGGCGGGCCTGGCTTCGTTGACCTTCGACGGCGCTGCCTTCACCGGTCATGGCGGCGACATCGTCATCAAGGGCGACACGATTGCACTGGAGAACAGCGGCGCCAACCTGGCCGCAACAGGCAACGGCACCGGCAGCTTCACGCTGGACGCCACGACCCTGGTCCTGGGGGCGGGCCAGAAGAACTTCGCCGGCTTCCATCGCATTGCCTTGGGTGGCCGTGATCGCATCGTCGGTACTGGCAAAGGCGGCATCGACACCGGCGCCATCGCGCTGACCTTGAACACCCCGCTGCTCACAGGCCGTGGCGGTGCCGCACAAAGCATCACCACCACCGGTGCATTGCAAGTCCTGGCAACAGCAGGGGGTGATTCAGCCCCACAAGATCTGCAGGACAGCCTCGGTTCACGCCTGAGCCTGTCCGGCGCCAGCATTGTGTTCGGCGGCCGCGCTGTGGCGCTTGGCGGCAGCGTCGACATGACGGCGACTGCCGGCAGCCTGACCTTGGGCGATGGCGCGCAGATCGACGTCGGCGGCTTTGCCAAACAGTTCTTCGACGTGGCCGCGTATGCCGATGCGGGAAGCATCAAGCTCTCGGCTGTGGGCGGCGACGTGCGGCTGAGCAGCGGCAGCCATCTCAACCTCGCGGCCCACAAGGACGGCGGCAACGCCGGCGCCTTGAACGTCGCGGCCGCCGACGGCGGCACCGTCGTGCTGGACGGCACGATCAATGCACGAGCGGGCACGGGCGGCAAAGCCGGCGCCTTCTCGCTCGATATTGCCGAGCTGGCCGGCTTTGCCAGCTTCAGTCAGCGTCTGAACGCTGCGGGCTTCAACCGCTCACGGCAGTTCCGCATCCGCCAGGGCGATATCACGCTGGACGGCACCACCACGGTGGAAGACTTCGGCCTGACCACCGACCAGGGCAGGATCACGATTGCAGGCACCGTCGATGCAAGGGCCGCTTACGGCGGCGCCATCCGCATCACCGGCGGCAATGGGGTGACGATGAATGCCGGCGCGCAGCTGCTGGCCGGCGCCACCGGTGAGCTGGGCAGCGGCCGCGTCACCCTTGAAGCGGCGGGCGGGCAACTGGACCTGCGGGGCGGCGCCATCGACGTGGCCGGCAACGAAGGCGGCAAGGTCAGGCTGCGTGCGCAGCAAAATGCGGCTCACAACGACCTCCACGCCACCGCCGTCAACGTCAGCATCGCCGGTGCGCGCTCGGCGGTGCTCGAGGGTGTTGCCACCTACAACAGCAGCACGGTCGACTCCGTCAAAGCCGCTGCAATTGCCGATGCCAACCAGTTCAGCGCAGCGGCGCCCGCTGTGGCGGCACGCCTGGGCACCAGCCTGGCCGTCATGCCCGGCATCACGATCGAAAGCGCCGGCGACCTGGCCATGAACAGCGACTGGAACCTGCGCAGCGACTTTGCCAACGCAAGGGAAGGCACGCTCACGCTCAGGGCTGGTGGCAACCTGGTCGTCAATGGTCACCTGAGTGACGGCTTTGACACCGCCGACCGCGCAGGCAAGCTGCAGGAAGGCGCTTCGTGGAACCTGCGCCTGGTTGCAGGCGCCGACCTGGACTCGGCCCACACGCTGGCGGTCAAGCCGCTGGCAGCACAAGCAGCCGGTGGCGGCACCCTCACCATCGGCACGGCCGACACGGATCCAGACACCGCCATCGACAACGGTGCAGGCAAGCTGGTTCGCACCGGTACCGGTGACCTCGAGGTGCGTGCGGGCAGAGACCTGACGCTGGCGCACAAGGAGTCGGTGATCTACACGGCTGGACGCAAGGACATGACGGCCTGGAGCGACTTCACGACGGCCCATGCGGCCGCGATCTACGGCACTGACGGCGGCAACCTGGACATCAGTGCGCAGGGCAGCGTCGTGGCGCAGCCGGCCGGCCAGCGATTCACGGAGTGGTTGAACCGGCAGGGCGCCCTCAACTCACAGGGCTACTTCGGTGAATACGAGAGTGGTGAGTACGGTACGCGGCCGGACGGCTCCTGGGGCCCTCTGACGCTGCCGCCCGAGCAATCGAGTTGGTGGATCAACCATGGCGCGTTCAAGCAGGGTGTGGGCGCGTTGGGTGGCGGCAACGTGACGGTCAACGCCGGCGGCGACCTGGGCAACCTGGTGGTGGTGTTGCCCACGACCATGCGCATGCGCGGCGGCCGCTCGGCCACCGAAGCGATGGCGATGGAGGTGCGCAACGGCGGCACCCTGACGGTCGAGGCCGGCGGCGCGATACGCGGTGGTCAGTACTACGTGGCACGCGGTGCGGGTGACATCAAGGCCGGTGAAACAGCGGTCGGCAACACGGTATCGGTCATATGGAACGAAGGGGCCGTTGATAGCAGTACCTACACCTTTTCTGTGGCACCGGTATTGGCTTTGGGCGATGCCACCCTGAAGGTGCGCACGGCGGGCGACTTGCGCGTGCAGACGGTGGTGGACCCTCTCCTTGTCCGCTATGGTGACGACGGGAGCGGTGCAGGTGCCTTGCCGAAACTGGATTACGGCGCTTACATGAGCGGCTACACGGATCGCACGGCACTCAAGCTGGTGTCCACCGGCGGAAATATCACGTTTGTCAATCAGCCCGAATTCATATTCCACGACCTGTCCCTGCGCTTCGGCGACACGGGCCAGAACAACCTGATCGGCGCGGGTGGCAACCGTTTCCCGGCGCACACAGCTGCTTTTGCCATGAACGGCAGCCTTGAAATACAAGGGCCTTTGTGGGTCATGCCAGCCGCGACGAACGATGTGCAATTCATTGCGCAAGGTGACATACGCTTTGCGACACAGAATCGCGAAGCTCTTTTTCAGTTGGGCAGTCGCGGAGATCTGGAAGCTCAGCTGGCCATGCCCCGTGCCACACCCGGCATGTTGCCTTCCGCGTTCTTGCCCAGCGCTGGAGCTACGGGTTCTGAGGCGATGGAAAGGTTGCTTGCCAACCAGATGGGGTCCCATGTCATCGCTACCTCAGTCAACAATCCGGATGTGTTGCCCTTGGCAAGCGACTTTGAACCGAGCCGCCTTTATGCCGGACAGGGTTCCATCCTGGGGCTCGACCTGACGACCAATGAGCAGACCTGGGTGCGGGCCGGAACGGATATCCGCGGCATGCGTGTCAATGCGCGAAATGTGCGGGCCAGCGACGTGACCTTGCTGGAAGCCGGCAACGACATCCTGGCGATGGCGAACGTGCGTGCCGCGACCATGAACGTTATCGAGGACACGGGCAGCATTGCGATACAAGGGCCCGGCACCCTGGTGCTGTCCGCCGGGCGTGACGTCTATGCAGACAACCTGAAGGTCCAGACCCTGGGCAACCAGCAATATGACCTGAACAACCGACCCATGGACGGGACGCAGATCAAGGGCCTGCCCGAACAGGGTGCCTCGATCACGGTGATGGCGGGCATGAACGGCGCGGTGGGCTACGGCGCGTTCGCCAGCGCCTACCTCGACCCGTCGAGGGTGGCCTCCATGCCTTCGTACCTTCAAAGCGCCGGCGCGGACGGCAGCGTGCTTCCGGCCTACCTGACCGATCGGGTCGAGACCCGCCCGGGCGGACAGGAAAAAACCGTGCGCCGGGGCCTTGTGTCGTACATGAAGGACATGACCGGCGAGACGCTGGCACCGCTGGACGCGTGGGCGCGCTTCCAGCAGCTGCCTGCGCTCGCGCAGCAGCAGTTCCTGCGGCAGATCTACCTGATCGAACTGCGCGAAGCGGGGCGCGACCAGAACGAACCGGGCACCGGCGGGCTGCCGCGCAACGGCGGTTACAACCGCGGCTATGTGGCCATCAAGACGCTGTTCCCGGGCGACGGCTGGAAGGGCGACGTCGCGGCCAACAAGCTCATGCTGCGCACGATGGCCGGCGGCGACATCGGCGTGCTCACGCCCGGCGGGGGCCTGCAGGTGGCGGCGCTGGGGGCCACGGTGCCGGCCGGCTATGGCCTGGTGACGCTGGCCTCGGGGCACATCGGCATCTTCGCGAAGGACGACGTGACGGTGAACCAGTCGCGCATCCTGTCCTTCGTGCCCGAGGTCACCCAGCAGGGCAGCGACCAGATCATCTGGGCCACCGACGGCGACATCGATGCGGGCCGCGGCTCCAAGACGCTGCGCGTGCCGTCGGCACCCGAGGTGGTCACCGACCTGGACGGCGTGACGGTGATCCGCGAGAAGTCGGACATGAGCGGCAGCGGCATCGGCACCGTGGGCGACGGCGACGTCGACCTGGTGGCGCCGCGCGGCACCGTGAACGCCGGCGACGCGGGCCTGCGCGTGGCGGGCAACCTGAACATTGCAGCGCTGCAGGTGCTCAACGCGGACAACATCCAGGTCAAGGGCGAGACCAAGGGCCTGCCGGTGATCGCGGCAGTGAACATCGGCGCGCTCACCAACGCGAGCGCCGCCGCTGCGCAGGCGACGGCCGCGGCGCAGGACGCGGTGCAGCGCGAGCGCACGGCCGCGCGGCAGGCGCTGGCGTCGGTCTTCACGGTGCGTGTGCTCGGCTTCGGCAACGAGCCTGCACAAGAAGGGCGCGACGCGCCGCCGCCGCGGTCGGGGCTGCAATCCGGGGCGCAGGTCGACTACGACCCGCAGAACCCCGTGCAGGTGGTGGGCATGGGCCGCAAGATCGACCCGAAGCACTGGGCCGGCCTGAGCAGCGACGAGCGTCGTCGCCTGCAGCAGGACCGCTAG